One stretch of Alcaligenes aquatilis DNA includes these proteins:
- a CDS encoding glutamine--tRNA ligase/YqeY domain fusion protein, which translates to MTSDTTPAPVSNFLRTIIDQDLSAGRYAQKTWAGQPGPASTQEGAAVDAARIRTRFPPEPNGYLHIGHAKSICLNFGLASDYQGACHLRFDDTNPEKEEQEYVDAIIDMVKWLGFDWTFKKEENLYFASDYFDYMYQFAEALVNAGHAYVDEQNAEQMRINRGTLTEKGVNSPWRDRPAEESIKLLREMRDGKHPDGSMALRAKVDMGSPNINMRDPVMYRIRHAEHHRTGDKWCIYPMYSWAHPVEDALERITHSLCTLEFEDQRPFYNWILERLVELGQLSDPLPKQYEFSRLNLSYVVTSKRKLRQLVQENRVSGWDDPRMPTLAGLRRRGYSAGAIRLFTDRLGVSKAAQHVDYSLLEQALRDDLDPVADRSVAILDPIELIITNYPEGHSELCHAPRNPHNPQAGQREFPFSGRLYIEREDFKEEPPKKYFRLFPGNTVRLKYGYVVRCTGCVKDEQGNVTQVLAEYLPDTKSGTPGADSVKVKGNITWISAEHAIAAEIRLYDRLFAHPQPDAADQDFLEHINPNSLRVIQGWLEPGTKATPDARWQFERLGYFVADRVDSTPEKPVLNRTTTLKDTWV; encoded by the coding sequence ATGACCTCTGACACCACTCCCGCTCCCGTATCTAATTTTCTGCGCACGATCATCGACCAGGACTTGAGCGCTGGCCGTTACGCACAAAAGACCTGGGCCGGTCAGCCGGGCCCGGCAAGCACCCAGGAAGGGGCGGCTGTTGATGCCGCGCGTATTCGTACGCGCTTTCCCCCCGAGCCCAATGGCTATCTGCACATCGGGCACGCCAAAAGTATCTGTTTGAACTTCGGGCTGGCCAGCGACTACCAAGGCGCCTGCCACCTTCGTTTTGACGACACCAATCCTGAAAAAGAAGAGCAGGAGTACGTGGACGCCATTATCGACATGGTGAAATGGCTGGGCTTTGACTGGACCTTCAAGAAAGAAGAAAACCTGTACTTTGCCAGCGACTACTTCGACTATATGTACCAGTTTGCCGAAGCACTGGTAAATGCGGGTCATGCCTACGTTGACGAACAGAACGCTGAACAAATGCGTATCAACCGTGGCACCCTGACCGAAAAAGGCGTGAACTCGCCCTGGCGCGACCGCCCTGCCGAAGAATCCATCAAGCTCTTGCGCGAAATGCGTGACGGCAAGCACCCCGATGGCAGTATGGCCTTGCGTGCCAAGGTTGACATGGGCTCGCCCAATATCAATATGCGCGACCCGGTCATGTACCGCATCCGCCACGCGGAACACCATCGCACGGGCGACAAATGGTGCATCTACCCCATGTACAGTTGGGCACACCCCGTGGAAGATGCGTTGGAGCGCATCACCCATAGCCTGTGCACCCTGGAGTTTGAAGACCAGCGCCCCTTTTACAACTGGATTCTGGAGCGTCTGGTCGAGCTGGGTCAGTTATCCGACCCATTGCCCAAACAATACGAGTTTTCGCGTTTGAACCTGTCCTACGTGGTCACCAGCAAGCGCAAACTGCGTCAACTGGTTCAGGAAAACCGCGTATCAGGTTGGGACGATCCGCGCATGCCTACCTTGGCCGGTTTGCGTCGCCGTGGTTACAGCGCCGGCGCCATCCGTCTGTTTACTGACCGTCTGGGTGTGTCCAAAGCCGCCCAGCACGTGGACTACAGTTTGCTGGAACAAGCTTTGCGCGATGACCTGGATCCCGTGGCCGACCGTAGCGTTGCCATTCTGGATCCGATCGAACTGATCATCACCAACTACCCCGAAGGCCACAGCGAGCTGTGCCACGCACCGCGCAATCCGCACAATCCGCAGGCTGGTCAACGCGAGTTCCCTTTCTCCGGTCGCCTGTACATCGAGCGCGAGGACTTCAAGGAAGAGCCACCTAAAAAGTACTTCCGCCTGTTCCCCGGCAATACCGTGCGTCTGAAATATGGCTATGTCGTGCGCTGCACCGGCTGCGTGAAAGACGAGCAAGGCAATGTCACTCAGGTTCTGGCTGAATACCTGCCTGACACCAAGAGCGGCACGCCCGGTGCGGACTCGGTCAAGGTCAAAGGCAATATCACCTGGATCAGCGCCGAGCACGCGATTGCCGCCGAGATCCGTCTGTACGACCGTCTCTTTGCCCATCCCCAGCCCGACGCGGCCGACCAGGACTTCCTGGAGCACATCAACCCGAACTCGCTGCGCGTGATTCAGGGCTGGCTGGAACCCGGCACCAAGGCCACCCCCGATGCTCGCTGGCAGTTTGAGCGCCTGGGCTACTTTGTGGCTGACCGTGTGGATTCGACACCAGAAAAACCCGTTCTTAACCGTACAACGACTCTGAAAGACACCTGGGTCTAA
- the minC gene encoding septum site-determining protein MinC — protein sequence MNDQTHAKGPQALDFKSATLYAVRVVLRSADTAEQLAALAQRMKDAGSFFEDEPVVIDASAIDAPVDWTALVDALRQHKLHPVGIIAHPGHADNAIDSGLPHVELSNPPARPQTQAAPDKDVPVLSQTAQQQVPATPTPPPPAQAPAALLINRQLRSGQRIYARHTDLIVIGAVSQGAEVVADGNIHVYGPLRGKAMAGARGDTKARIFTTELDPELIAIAGVYRIIETRLDAQLRNKPAVVTLEDDTLRFDPLSP from the coding sequence GTGAACGATCAGACTCATGCCAAGGGGCCTCAAGCCCTGGATTTCAAAAGCGCCACCCTGTACGCCGTACGAGTGGTGCTGCGTTCGGCTGATACGGCCGAGCAATTAGCCGCACTGGCTCAACGCATGAAAGACGCTGGCTCCTTCTTTGAGGACGAACCCGTCGTCATCGATGCCAGCGCCATTGACGCGCCGGTGGACTGGACCGCACTGGTGGACGCGCTGCGTCAGCACAAACTGCATCCGGTCGGCATCATTGCCCACCCCGGTCATGCCGACAACGCCATCGACAGCGGTTTGCCACACGTTGAACTGTCCAACCCACCTGCCCGCCCACAAACCCAGGCAGCTCCGGACAAGGACGTGCCCGTGCTATCGCAAACGGCCCAGCAACAGGTACCCGCAACGCCCACCCCACCGCCGCCTGCTCAAGCCCCGGCTGCCCTTCTCATCAACCGTCAGTTGCGCTCCGGCCAGCGTATCTATGCGCGCCACACCGACCTGATTGTGATCGGGGCAGTCAGTCAGGGCGCAGAAGTAGTGGCCGATGGCAATATCCATGTTTACGGCCCACTGCGAGGCAAAGCCATGGCCGGTGCCCGTGGCGATACCAAGGCACGCATCTTCACGACCGAGCTGGACCCGGAACTGATCGCTATTGCCGGCGTGTATCGCATTATTGAAACGCGACTGGATGCGCAGTTACGCAACAAGCCAGCCGTGGTCACGCTGGAAGACGACACGCTCAGATTTGATCCCCTGAGCCCCTGA
- a CDS encoding glycine zipper 2TM domain-containing protein, whose amino-acid sequence MKMTTITKVGMATVLAVVMAGCSSWDSMSKRQKGAVTGAGVGGVAGAVITGGGVLGTVGGAAIGGVIGDQVGKNR is encoded by the coding sequence ATGAAAATGACGACTATCACTAAAGTAGGTATGGCCACGGTTCTAGCCGTCGTGATGGCGGGCTGCTCTTCCTGGGATAGTATGAGCAAGCGTCAGAAGGGGGCCGTTACAGGCGCTGGTGTAGGTGGCGTGGCCGGGGCGGTGATTACTGGCGGCGGCGTACTGGGCACTGTGGGCGGCGCAGCGATTGGCGGTGTGATTGGCGACCAGGTCGGCAAGAACCGTTAA
- the minE gene encoding cell division topological specificity factor MinE gives MSFLSFLLGHKKTSATVAKDRLQLILINERGQGGVAPDYLPRLQKELVEVISRYVKINPDDIKVNLDRQDSLEVLEVKIEMPQIDASALENK, from the coding sequence ATGTCTTTCCTGTCCTTCCTGCTCGGTCACAAGAAAACCTCGGCAACGGTCGCCAAAGACCGTCTGCAACTGATCCTCATTAACGAACGTGGTCAAGGTGGGGTTGCCCCGGACTACTTGCCCCGCTTGCAAAAAGAGCTGGTCGAGGTCATCTCGCGCTACGTGAAGATTAATCCCGATGACATCAAGGTAAACCTTGATCGCCAGGACTCGCTGGAAGTGCTGGAAGTCAAAATCGAAATGCCGCAAATTGATGCCAGTGCGCTGGAAAACAAGTAA
- a CDS encoding isochorismatase family protein: protein MPVLNAHQSFVLIVDMQTGLLPAIADHQALVERAGKLAQAARLLGVPVLATEHWAGKIGPTDPALLPHIDKVLHKTHFDATRETDFLPALPVGRTRVLLLGTESHVCVLQTGLGLMERGYEPVLVGDCVGSRHPQSRQAAWDRWAMHGLERVSAEMAMFEWLETPANPAFKQVLALIK from the coding sequence ATGCCTGTGCTCAATGCCCACCAGTCTTTCGTCTTGATTGTTGATATGCAAACCGGGCTCTTGCCCGCTATCGCAGACCACCAAGCCTTGGTCGAACGGGCCGGGAAGCTGGCACAGGCGGCCCGCCTTTTAGGGGTGCCGGTTCTGGCAACCGAGCACTGGGCCGGGAAAATCGGCCCAACTGATCCAGCCTTGTTGCCCCACATAGACAAAGTGCTGCATAAAACCCATTTCGATGCCACGCGTGAAACCGATTTTTTGCCAGCCTTGCCTGTAGGACGCACGCGCGTTTTGTTACTGGGTACAGAGTCTCATGTGTGTGTGTTACAAACTGGCCTGGGTTTGATGGAGCGTGGTTATGAGCCGGTACTGGTCGGCGATTGCGTCGGCTCGCGTCATCCCCAGTCCCGCCAGGCCGCCTGGGATCGCTGGGCGATGCACGGACTGGAGCGCGTTAGCGCCGAAATGGCCATGTTTGAATGGCTGGAAACGCCAGCTAACCCCGCATTCAAGCAGGTTCTGGCCTTGATTAAATAA
- the ettA gene encoding energy-dependent translational throttle protein EttA has protein sequence MAQYVYSMNRVGKIVPPKRQILRNISLSFFPGAKIGVLGLNGSGKSTLLKIMAGVDTEIEGEAVPMAGIKIGYLPQEPQLNPEHSVREAVQAGLGQVFEARQRLEQVYAEYAEPDADFDALAAEQAELESIIAAAATSGADDIETQMEIAADALRLPPWDASIANLSGGEKRRVALCQLLLSKPDMLLLDEPTNHLDAESVDWLEVFLRQFPGTVVAVTHDRYFLDNAAEWILELDRGHGIPWKGNYSSWLEQKDDRLKQEEASESARQRTIKKELEWVRQNPKGRQAKAKARLARFEELSSHEYQKRNETQEIFIPVAERLGNEVIEFENVSKGYGDRLLIDNLSFKVPAGAIVGIIGPNGAGKSTLFRMLAGKEQPDSGTVKLGQTVKLAYVDQSRDALANEKTVFDAIADGADLLTVGRFEMPSRAYLGRFNFKGADQNKIVGNLSGGERGRLHLAKTLIAGGNVLLLDEPSNDLDVETLRALEDALLEFAGSVMVISHDRWFLDRIATHILAFEGDSQVVFFDGNYQEYEADKKKRLGEDAAKPRRIRYKSLK, from the coding sequence ATGGCTCAATACGTTTATTCGATGAACCGCGTGGGCAAAATTGTGCCGCCCAAGCGGCAGATTCTGCGCAATATCTCCTTGTCCTTTTTTCCAGGTGCCAAGATTGGTGTGCTGGGCCTGAACGGCTCGGGTAAGTCCACCTTGCTCAAGATCATGGCCGGGGTAGATACCGAGATCGAGGGCGAAGCCGTCCCCATGGCGGGGATCAAGATCGGTTACCTGCCACAAGAACCTCAACTGAACCCCGAACACAGCGTGCGCGAAGCTGTGCAGGCCGGTTTGGGCCAGGTGTTCGAGGCGCGCCAGCGTCTGGAACAGGTCTACGCCGAATACGCCGAGCCCGATGCGGACTTTGACGCTTTGGCGGCAGAGCAGGCCGAGCTGGAATCCATTATTGCCGCCGCCGCGACCAGCGGTGCTGACGACATCGAAACCCAGATGGAAATCGCGGCCGATGCGCTGCGTCTGCCACCTTGGGATGCGTCCATTGCCAATCTGTCCGGTGGCGAGAAACGCCGCGTGGCCTTGTGCCAGTTGCTGCTGTCCAAGCCCGATATGTTGCTGCTGGACGAGCCCACCAACCACCTGGATGCTGAAAGTGTGGACTGGCTGGAAGTGTTCCTGCGCCAGTTCCCCGGCACGGTTGTAGCAGTAACCCATGATCGTTACTTCCTGGACAATGCTGCCGAGTGGATTTTGGAACTGGACCGTGGCCACGGTATTCCTTGGAAGGGCAACTACAGCTCCTGGCTGGAGCAAAAAGATGATCGTCTGAAGCAGGAAGAGGCTTCGGAAAGCGCACGCCAGCGCACTATCAAGAAAGAGTTGGAATGGGTACGCCAGAATCCCAAGGGACGTCAGGCTAAAGCCAAGGCCCGTCTGGCCCGCTTTGAGGAACTGTCCTCGCATGAATACCAGAAGCGCAACGAAACCCAGGAAATCTTTATTCCGGTGGCCGAGCGTCTGGGTAACGAGGTGATTGAGTTTGAAAATGTCAGCAAGGGCTATGGCGATCGTTTGCTGATCGACAATCTGAGCTTCAAGGTGCCAGCGGGTGCCATCGTCGGGATTATTGGTCCTAACGGTGCCGGTAAGTCCACCTTGTTCCGCATGTTGGCTGGTAAAGAGCAGCCTGATTCCGGTACGGTCAAACTGGGCCAGACCGTCAAGCTGGCGTATGTGGATCAGTCGCGTGATGCCTTGGCCAATGAAAAAACTGTGTTTGATGCGATTGCCGATGGTGCTGACCTGCTGACGGTGGGCCGCTTTGAAATGCCATCACGTGCTTATCTGGGCCGCTTCAACTTCAAGGGCGCGGATCAGAACAAGATCGTGGGCAATCTGTCCGGCGGGGAGCGTGGTCGTTTGCACCTGGCCAAGACACTGATTGCTGGTGGCAACGTCTTGCTGCTGGACGAACCGTCCAACGATCTGGACGTGGAAACCTTGCGTGCCCTGGAAGACGCCTTGTTGGAGTTTGCCGGCTCGGTCATGGTGATCAGTCACGATCGCTGGTTCCTGGACCGTATCGCCACCCACATTCTGGCTTTTGAGGGTGATTCGCAGGTCGTATTCTTTGATGGCAACTATCAGGAATACGAAGCAGACAAGAAAAAACGTCTGGGCGAAGATGCTGCCAAACCCCGTCGTATCCGCTACAAGTCCCTGAAATAA
- a CDS encoding glycosyltransferase family 2 protein, giving the protein MEWRHLFTVLTPSYNRAHTLERVYRSLCEQTCQDFEWIVVDDGSTDGTRELVEGWQQQAAFPIRYVWQENRHKKAAFNHGVALAQGELIVALDSDDTLLVNALYDMAQIWADIPVSERAGYAGITGLCVRPDGKVVGDMFPQDVFDASSLDMSFRYHVRGEKFGCLSTAVLRKFPFPDQIEGFVPESLVWRAIARAGYKNRFVNTVFRVYHDSPDSLSVQGKTSQQHALGLWLLAQDTVVKCLPWFRYEPKAFLMAAARYTRFGLHLRASGRKPPPGYGLKGLASYLLVALMWPAGVALYLRDKRRA; this is encoded by the coding sequence ATGGAATGGCGCCATTTATTCACTGTTCTGACACCCAGTTATAACCGCGCTCACACGCTGGAGCGCGTCTACCGTTCACTGTGCGAGCAAACCTGTCAGGACTTTGAGTGGATTGTGGTTGATGACGGCTCCACGGATGGCACACGGGAGCTGGTAGAGGGCTGGCAACAGCAGGCTGCCTTTCCAATTCGCTATGTCTGGCAGGAAAATCGTCACAAAAAGGCTGCTTTCAATCACGGCGTGGCCCTGGCCCAAGGAGAACTGATCGTCGCGTTGGACAGTGATGACACCTTGCTGGTCAATGCGCTCTACGACATGGCGCAGATCTGGGCCGACATCCCCGTCTCAGAGCGGGCAGGCTATGCAGGCATTACCGGTCTGTGTGTGCGTCCGGATGGCAAGGTTGTCGGGGATATGTTTCCCCAGGATGTCTTTGATGCCAGCTCCCTGGACATGAGCTTTCGCTACCACGTGCGGGGCGAAAAGTTTGGCTGTTTGAGCACCGCTGTGCTGCGCAAGTTTCCCTTTCCTGATCAGATCGAAGGCTTTGTGCCTGAAAGCCTGGTATGGCGTGCCATTGCCCGGGCAGGCTATAAAAACCGTTTCGTAAATACCGTGTTTCGTGTCTATCACGACAGCCCGGATTCTTTGTCGGTACAAGGCAAGACCAGTCAGCAACATGCACTGGGTTTGTGGCTGCTGGCGCAGGATACGGTGGTGAAGTGCCTGCCCTGGTTTCGTTACGAACCCAAGGCTTTCTTGATGGCTGCCGCACGTTACACGCGCTTTGGGCTGCACTTGCGCGCCAGCGGGCGCAAACCACCACCAGGCTATGGCTTGAAAGGCCTGGCCTCTTATTTGTTGGTCGCTTTGATGTGGCCGGCAGGTGTCGCTTTATATCTGCGCGACAAGCGGCGGGCCTGA
- the minD gene encoding septum site-determining protein MinD, with protein sequence MARIVVVTSGKGGVGKTTTSASFASGLAMRGHKTVVIDFDVGLRNLDLIMGCERRVVYDFVNVIQGEATLNQALIRDKQLENLFILPASQTRDKDALTREGVEKVLEELKGMGFEYIVCDSPAGIETGALMASYFADDALVVTNPEVSSVRDSDRILGILAAKSRRGEQGKEPIKEYLLLTRYSPKRVSDGEMLSLQDVEDILRIKLIGVTPESETVLQASNQGVPVIHLKESDVSQAYQDIVDRYLGGEKPLRFVDYEKPGLFKRLFGGK encoded by the coding sequence ATGGCGCGTATAGTTGTAGTGACCTCCGGCAAGGGTGGTGTGGGCAAAACCACCACCAGTGCCAGTTTTGCATCTGGTCTTGCGATGCGCGGTCACAAGACCGTGGTCATCGACTTTGACGTCGGTTTGCGCAACCTGGATCTGATCATGGGTTGCGAGCGACGCGTAGTGTATGACTTCGTCAACGTGATCCAGGGCGAAGCCACATTGAACCAGGCCCTGATCCGTGACAAACAGCTGGAAAATCTGTTCATCCTGCCCGCTTCCCAGACGCGTGACAAAGACGCCCTGACCCGCGAAGGCGTGGAGAAAGTACTGGAAGAGCTCAAGGGCATGGGTTTTGAATACATTGTGTGCGATTCGCCCGCAGGTATCGAAACCGGCGCCTTGATGGCCTCCTACTTCGCAGACGATGCACTGGTTGTGACCAACCCCGAGGTGTCCTCGGTTCGTGACTCGGACCGCATCCTGGGCATTTTGGCCGCCAAATCGCGCCGTGGTGAACAAGGCAAAGAGCCCATCAAAGAATATTTGCTGCTGACCCGTTACAGCCCCAAGCGCGTATCGGACGGCGAGATGCTGTCCTTGCAGGACGTGGAAGATATCTTGCGCATCAAACTGATTGGGGTCACTCCCGAGTCGGAAACCGTGCTGCAAGCATCCAACCAAGGAGTACCCGTTATCCATCTCAAAGAAAGTGATGTGTCCCAGGCCTATCAGGACATCGTAGATCGTTACCTGGGTGGTGAAAAACCGTTGCGTTTTGTGGATTACGAAAAACCAGGGCTATTCAAGCGCCTGTTCGGAGGAAAGTAA
- a CDS encoding cytochrome ubiquinol oxidase subunit I, whose product MTHSALSLSHAQFFLSLGFMLLFLALELGLAWVLLYFKVRTFGSHATAWMGAYRFWVRLFALAFILSFAASMPVLIQFGSVWPGLMAQVGDVIGPMLAASMLSLFIFKSCFLGVMLFAQRMLSNLVHTLVVLMVALGVTVTAFWLVAMVAWMQVPTGVDVIEGHYVVLEWLDVLSTPALPWYAGLLFAGSLLTVAFFILGVTCAQTMQKPVTDQERLAFRSALFLGAAAWLALVFAVVGNGFMTAEHQPAKAAATAAYWESGSQPDLILVAAPSAMQDSVLGVLRWSHAGGRWLGRNDSGILMGLDQFSEAMPPVTLTFWSFRVAVLAGALMFFLLMWVWLRTRRYGLDPHSLSYRERQGMVVASVLGWIMLLGGAAYVLLGFLPYLVGNDIQAVQVQSTEPVFTVGLGLLFYSLVYVLCMIGFFQKLRHAVRFGVVPIARHRGRA is encoded by the coding sequence ATGACGCACTCCGCCCTTTCCCTGTCTCATGCCCAGTTTTTCCTTAGTCTGGGATTCATGCTGCTGTTTCTGGCTCTGGAGCTGGGGTTGGCCTGGGTGTTGCTGTATTTCAAAGTCAGAACCTTCGGCAGCCACGCAACGGCCTGGATGGGCGCGTACCGTTTTTGGGTGCGTCTGTTCGCATTGGCGTTCATTTTAAGTTTTGCTGCGTCCATGCCGGTACTGATTCAGTTTGGCAGCGTCTGGCCAGGGCTGATGGCGCAGGTAGGTGATGTGATTGGCCCGATGCTGGCCGCCTCCATGTTGTCGCTGTTTATCTTCAAGTCCTGTTTTCTGGGTGTCATGCTGTTTGCCCAGCGCATGCTCTCCAATCTGGTTCATACCCTGGTGGTGCTGATGGTGGCCCTGGGCGTCACCGTGACGGCATTTTGGCTGGTGGCGATGGTGGCCTGGATGCAGGTGCCAACGGGGGTGGATGTTATTGAAGGCCATTACGTGGTGCTGGAGTGGCTGGATGTGCTCAGCACACCGGCCTTGCCGTGGTATGCCGGTCTATTATTTGCAGGCAGTTTATTGACGGTCGCCTTTTTTATTTTGGGCGTGACTTGTGCGCAGACCATGCAAAAACCGGTTACCGATCAGGAGCGCCTGGCTTTTCGTAGTGCCTTGTTTTTAGGCGCCGCCGCTTGGCTGGCCCTGGTTTTTGCGGTGGTGGGCAATGGTTTCATGACAGCCGAGCATCAGCCTGCCAAGGCAGCGGCTACGGCAGCGTATTGGGAAAGCGGCTCGCAACCTGATCTGATTCTGGTCGCTGCGCCCTCGGCCATGCAGGACAGCGTCCTGGGTGTGTTGCGCTGGTCACACGCCGGTGGTCGCTGGCTGGGTCGCAATGACAGTGGCATCCTGATGGGTCTGGATCAGTTTTCTGAAGCCATGCCCCCCGTTACCTTGACCTTCTGGTCCTTTCGTGTGGCGGTGCTGGCCGGCGCATTGATGTTTTTTCTCTTGATGTGGGTCTGGTTGCGTACCCGTCGTTATGGCCTGGATCCGCATTCGCTTTCTTATAGAGAGCGCCAGGGTATGGTGGTCGCGTCTGTACTGGGCTGGATCATGTTGTTGGGCGGCGCAGCGTATGTCTTGCTGGGCTTTCTGCCTTATCTGGTAGGTAACGATATTCAGGCCGTACAAGTGCAAAGTACCGAACCTGTTTTTACTGTGGGACTGGGTTTGCTGTTTTATAGCCTGGTCTACGTCTTGTGCATGATTGGTTTTTTCCAGAAATTACGACATGCCGTTCGTTTTGGTGTGGTGCCGATCGCACGTCATCGGGGTCGGGCATGA
- a CDS encoding aromatic ring-hydroxylating oxygenase subunit alpha encodes MTELGQMARLVPAHPQLPVSAYFDHALFEREQERIFQQSALYVGNEKLVPEPGDWRTLIQENAARTLIRSHHGVELLSNVCRHRQALMLGGMPGQPNQASHGSLSSTGGNIVCPLHNWTYSAQGNLLAAPRFKDKPCLNLERYPLQDCHGLLFEGPRDPAKDMAALFSRPEFDFQDYVLDHVEIHQCNYNWKTFIEVYLEDYHVAPFHPGLGQFVTCDDLEWEFSDWYSLQRVGVHQALAKPGSPTYRQWHDNLLAYRQGEAPDFGAVWVTYFPTHMIEVYPHVLVLSTLYPKGPQETMNVVEFYYPEDIVAFERDFVEAQRAAYMETAVEDDEIAERMDAGRRALMERGVSEVGPYQSPLEDGMKHFHEWYRSMMDEDAYR; translated from the coding sequence ATGACCGAGCTCGGTCAGATGGCACGTCTTGTGCCCGCTCACCCCCAGCTTCCTGTTAGCGCCTATTTTGACCATGCTCTGTTCGAGCGCGAACAAGAGCGTATTTTTCAGCAGTCCGCCTTATACGTCGGTAATGAAAAACTCGTTCCCGAACCCGGCGACTGGCGCACCTTGATTCAGGAAAATGCCGCCCGTACGCTGATACGGAGCCACCACGGCGTAGAACTACTCTCTAACGTCTGCAGACACCGTCAGGCCCTGATGCTAGGTGGCATGCCCGGCCAACCTAATCAGGCCAGCCACGGCTCCCTGAGCAGCACAGGAGGCAACATTGTCTGCCCCTTGCACAACTGGACTTATAGCGCCCAAGGCAACTTGCTGGCGGCACCTCGCTTCAAAGACAAACCCTGTCTGAACCTGGAGCGCTACCCCTTGCAGGACTGCCATGGCTTGCTGTTTGAAGGCCCACGCGATCCAGCCAAGGATATGGCCGCCTTATTCAGCCGCCCCGAGTTCGACTTTCAGGACTATGTGCTCGATCACGTCGAAATCCACCAGTGCAACTACAACTGGAAGACCTTCATCGAGGTCTATCTGGAGGACTATCACGTCGCCCCCTTCCACCCCGGCCTGGGTCAGTTCGTGACCTGCGACGATCTGGAGTGGGAGTTCAGCGACTGGTACAGCCTGCAACGAGTCGGTGTGCATCAGGCTCTGGCTAAGCCGGGCTCACCCACCTATCGCCAATGGCATGACAATCTGCTGGCCTACCGTCAGGGCGAAGCACCGGACTTCGGTGCAGTCTGGGTAACCTATTTCCCCACCCACATGATCGAGGTCTACCCGCACGTACTGGTGCTCTCCACGCTGTACCCCAAGGGGCCGCAGGAAACCATGAATGTGGTGGAGTTTTACTACCCGGAAGACATCGTGGCCTTCGAGCGGGATTTTGTAGAAGCACAACGCGCCGCCTATATGGAGACCGCAGTAGAAGATGACGAGATTGCCGAGCGCATGGATGCTGGCCGCCGCGCCTTGATGGAACGCGGGGTATCAGAAGTTGGCCCTTACCAGTCACCACTGGAAGATGGCATGAAGCACTTTCACGAGTGGTATCGCTCCATGATGGATGAGGATGCGTACCGATAG